A DNA window from Coffea arabica cultivar ET-39 chromosome 6c, Coffea Arabica ET-39 HiFi, whole genome shotgun sequence contains the following coding sequences:
- the LOC113693305 gene encoding aspartyl protease UND-like, with amino-acid sequence MVHYNSVESPYFDPNAANRDLEISLARLDHLRGHVEGDFNDSKVRTEIISRPLIPVFLVYLQVGEPPQEQAVAMDTGSSLFWVHCVPNHGEVDPIYKIYNPANSKSYAEELICSQYCDEAAFVNCVQLANRCYYYTKYLAGDTRGFLGRDSIVFKPFYDNQSTIDNGVFGCARKSSDFLGKYNGVLGLGTFKVSLVSQVGARKLGPRKFSYCIGNLSDPFYKDNVLFIGENIKFDGQTAPLYLEGGHYAVNLEGISFGGRLLDIDKKLLWRSDATHTGGAIIDSGLSVSFLQSIAYYKLEETILDFIGDKMERSDGISSEGVLRLCFKGNLYRDFQDFPLVTFHFENEATLNLGVESLFTLLQPNLTCLNVVDAYPKDLDHSLLGVRLQQYHYVSFDVQNKQVGFRRMDCRALRHICLICGGEEISLRKDEMLM; translated from the coding sequence ATGGTTCATTACAATTCTGTTGAGTCTCCCTATTTCGATCCAAATGCCGCCAACAGGGACTTGGAAATCTCATTAGCACGTTTGGATCATTTGAGAGGGCACGTGGAGGGAGATTTTAATGATAGTAAAGTTCGAACCGAGATAATCTCACGTCCACTTATACCTGTGTTTCTAGTGTATTTGCAGGTGGGTGAACCGCCCCAGGAACAAGCTGTTGCTATGGACACTGGCAGCTCATTGTTTTGGGTCCACTGCGTACCAAATCATGGGGAGGTTGACCCTATATACAAAATATATAATCCTGCAAATTCTAAAAGTTATGCAGAGGAGTTAATTTGTAGCCAGTACTGTGATGAGGCTGCTTTTGTTAACTGCGTTCAACTTGCCAATCGTTGCTATTATTATACGAAATACTTGGCAGGTGATACCAGAGGGTTCTTGGGACGCGATAGCATAGTTTTCAAGCCATTTTACGATAACCAATCCACCATTGATAATGGTGTATTTGGATGCGCCCGCAAATCTTCAGATTTTCTAGGTAAATACAATGGAGTTCTAGGACTTGGTACGTTTAAAGTTTCATTAGTTTCACAAGTGGGTGCCAGGAAACTAGgtcctagaaaattttcctattgTATCGGAAATTTGAGTGATCCATTTTACAAGGATAATGTTTTATTCATTGGAGAAAACATTAAGTTTGATGGCCAAACAGCACCTCTTTACCTTGAGGGTGGCCATTATGCTGTAAACCTAGAAGGCATTAGTTTTGGAGGGAGATTACTTGATATTGACAAGAAACTATTATGGAGAAGTGATGCGACTCACACAGGTGGTGCAATTATTGATTCAGGTTTAAGCGTGAGTTTTCTTCAATCGATAGCTTACTATAAACTTGAAGAAACAATTCTTGATTTCATAGGAGACAAGATGGAGAGATCAGACGGCATCTCCTCGGAAGGTGTTCTGAGGCTTTGCTTTAAGGGAAATTTGTATCGGGACTTCCAGGATTTTCCATTGGTTACTTTCCATTTTGAGAATGAGGCTACATTGAATCTAGGTGTTGAAAGCCTTTTCACGCTTCTACAACCAAATTTAACATGTTTGAATGTGGTGGATGCTTATCCGAAGGATCTTGATCACAGCCTTCTTGGTGTTCGTCTCCAACAATATCATTATGTGTCATTTGATGTTCAGAACAAACAAGTTGGTTTTAGGAGGATGGATTGTAGAGCTTTGAGGCATATTTGCCTGATATGTGGGGGTGAGGAAATTTCTTTGCGGAAGGATGAAATGCTTATGTGA